The genomic segment GGTCGAGTCTGGGGACGGGTGGGCGTGATTGGTCCGACGCGGATGGATTATTTGAATATAATTCCTTTGGTGAACTATATCGCTGATGTTATGGGTCAGCGTTTGCACGTATAAGCCAAGGATTACAAGGATTAGAACTTATTTAAGGCTTCCGGCCACCAGAACGCCGCAGGAACGGGGTTGGCCGGAGCGTAAGGAGGCAGCCGTGAAGGAAGCGCGGGACCAGGTTGAAAAAAAAGAGGGAGCGGAGAGTGAGCCGGTTTTGGGGACGAAAATTTCGGAACAGGGCGGTGGTGAAGTTCAGGAAGAAAACCTGCCGACAGCTGAGGCAAAGGTGATTTCTGAACTGGAAGCAAAGATAAGTGATCTGCAAACGCTTAACAGCTCATTGCAGGAGCAAATGCTCAGAGTACGAGCTGAGGCCGATAACTTTCGCAAGCGGGTACAGAGGGAAAAGGATGAATTTACTCTTTTTGCCCGCGAGGGTTTTATTCGTGATCTGTTGCCGGTAAAAGACAATCTGGAACGGGCTTTGAGTTTGAGTCATTCGGCCACGGATACGGATGCGCAAGCGATAATTGAAGGGGTCAGGTTGACTCTGGAGCAGTTTGAGTCGGTTCTCAAAAATATGGGGGTCGAATGTGTCGAGTGTCTGGGCCAGG from the Pseudomonadota bacterium genome contains:
- the grpE gene encoding nucleotide exchange factor GrpE codes for the protein MLWVSVCTYKPRITRIRTYLRLPATRTPQERGWPERKEAAVKEARDQVEKKEGAESEPVLGTKISEQGGGEVQEENLPTAEAKVISELEAKISDLQTLNSSLQEQMLRVRAEADNFRKRVQREKDEFTLFAREGFIRDLLPVKDNLERALSLSHSATDTDAQAIIEGVRLTLEQFESVLKNMGVECVECLGQAFDPAFHEAMTQVESDKHEPNMVVDELQKGYQLHGRLLRPALVSVARSKT